Proteins encoded by one window of Porphyrobacter sp. YT40:
- a CDS encoding DUF1611 domain-containing protein encodes MTIHDFQSLDGEAYGERLARRLGAAKRAFTTRNVDLAAASRLVRSGRRPQAGDLILARVTGLGQHRRLENVHGRRGDLYEGDEIIVAYGNRYAPDQFEAYVPENLGPCHLVAGGGVAAFVTSRHASIKPATRIEVIGALMRTDGHPVNLADFALAPTPSARPARVIAVVGSSMNAGKTTTVSGLIHGLSRAGFNVGAAKLTGTGSGGDLWSMRDAGAALALDFTDAGHTSTFGASDDDLGQVAQLLLARLGAAGMDLAVVEIADGLLQSETAALALTGHARGWFDGFLFAAADAMGAAFGCDWLTRHGIAPLAISGLVTASPLAAREAAMATGIELADLAALRDPVAAARIAFSTPGLRVAA; translated from the coding sequence ATGACCATCCATGATTTCCAATCGCTCGACGGGGAAGCCTATGGCGAGCGGCTCGCGCGGCGGCTCGGGGCGGCCAAGCGCGCCTTCACCACGCGCAATGTCGATCTGGCGGCGGCATCGCGGCTGGTGCGATCGGGCCGCCGACCGCAAGCCGGTGACCTCATCCTCGCGCGGGTCACCGGGCTCGGCCAGCATCGCCGGCTCGAGAATGTCCACGGCCGCCGCGGCGATCTTTACGAGGGCGACGAGATCATCGTCGCTTACGGCAATCGCTATGCGCCCGATCAGTTCGAAGCCTATGTCCCGGAGAACCTCGGCCCCTGCCACCTGGTCGCCGGGGGCGGGGTTGCAGCGTTCGTCACTTCGCGTCACGCGAGCATTAAGCCCGCGACCCGGATCGAGGTCATCGGCGCATTGATGCGGACTGACGGGCACCCCGTCAATTTGGCCGACTTCGCCCTCGCCCCGACGCCATCCGCGCGCCCGGCCCGGGTGATCGCGGTGGTGGGCAGCTCGATGAATGCGGGCAAGACCACGACCGTAAGCGGGTTGATCCACGGGCTGAGCCGCGCCGGTTTCAACGTCGGCGCGGCCAAGCTCACCGGCACGGGTTCAGGCGGAGACCTTTGGTCGATGCGCGATGCGGGCGCGGCGCTTGCGCTCGACTTCACCGATGCCGGTCATACTTCGACTTTCGGGGCTTCCGACGACGATCTGGGCCAAGTCGCGCAATTGCTGCTCGCCCGTCTCGGCGCGGCAGGAATGGATCTTGCTGTGGTCGAGATCGCTGACGGGCTGCTGCAGAGTGAAACCGCAGCGCTGGCCCTGACCGGTCATGCCCGGGGCTGGTTCGATGGGTTCCTGTTCGCCGCAGCCGACGCGATGGGGGCCGCTTTCGGCTGCGACTGGTTGACGAGGCACGGGATCGCGCCGCTGGCGATTTCGGGTCTGGTCACGGCCTCGCCGCTGGCCGCGCGGGAGGCGGCGATGGCGACGGGGATCGAACTCGCCGATCTCGCCGCGCTGCGTGATCCGGTGGCAGCGGCCCGCATCGCCTTTAGCACACCCGGACTGCGGGTGGCCGCGTGA
- a CDS encoding alpha/beta hydrolase, protein MPYLKPDRVAPAYQPRFRPASHAAMPDCYVANVRPGQPVLVAVHGISRNAAEIAMRFALDPAFAGTTIIAPLFTREAFGQYQQLLARKRGQVRADDALIALLDDLGDEQGIAVDRFALFGFSGGAQMAHRFAMFHPHRVRRLCVVSAGWYCMPHTDIAYPHGIGDGKNGAIVEPEFLDIPTTVIVGNRDTRIDTSVRQDEIINLRQGRNRLRRARCYTRALRCYAEGQGKESAATLLTLPGVRHDFHQCVTEGGLLRIAAQALL, encoded by the coding sequence ATGCCTTACTTGAAACCGGACCGTGTTGCGCCCGCCTACCAGCCACGCTTTCGCCCCGCCAGCCATGCCGCGATGCCCGATTGCTACGTCGCCAATGTCAGGCCCGGCCAGCCGGTTCTCGTCGCGGTGCACGGCATAAGCCGCAATGCCGCCGAGATCGCGATGCGCTTTGCGCTCGACCCAGCCTTTGCCGGGACGACGATCATCGCCCCGCTGTTCACCCGCGAGGCTTTCGGCCAGTATCAGCAATTGCTGGCGCGCAAGCGCGGGCAGGTGCGGGCCGACGACGCGCTAATCGCACTGCTGGACGATCTCGGCGACGAGCAGGGTATCGCGGTCGATCGCTTTGCACTGTTCGGCTTTTCGGGCGGGGCCCAGATGGCGCACCGTTTCGCCATGTTCCATCCACACCGGGTGAGGCGCCTGTGCGTGGTTTCGGCCGGATGGTATTGCATGCCGCACACCGACATCGCCTATCCCCACGGCATCGGCGACGGGAAGAACGGGGCCATTGTCGAGCCGGAGTTCCTCGATATCCCGACCACGGTGATCGTCGGCAACCGGGACACGCGGATCGATACGTCGGTGCGGCAGGACGAAATCATCAACCTGCGTCAGGGTCGCAACCGCCTGCGCCGTGCGCGCTGCTACACCCGCGCGCTGCGCTGCTACGCCGAGGGTCAGGGCAAGGAAAGCGCCGCGACGCTGCTGACACTGCCGGGCGTGAGACATGATTTCCATCAATGCGTGACCGAAGGCGGGCTGCTGAGGATCGCCGCGCAGGCGTTGCTGTAG
- a CDS encoding porin gives MPNLGDLRRLGCGVLAGLTLAGASTARADEGLGPLELQWQGFDIRLTAGAAAQGAAFGDDDPVTDSPDAKIDLFARLNAEWTSPGGILLGFNVEQNSRRRASEVLEAGEIYGFAATDYGRIEVGLQDGPADTLAFAAPLVALGQVRGEFSRYAGTQALLRALDTQDAFKVIYLSPPVGGLRGGVSWSPKVRRNSAAVDSRERIALDNAFEFGLQYQQPVGDWILGASAGYATGEADPLTTRADLNSWSLGAEARRGPFRIGGAYVDRGDSNRLDRGFDQWEVNGGVGWVTPEWGLAASAAYTKASDRDNRLIGAGGFYQLHPNIQLRADIVRFREEQLLVGVNKGVAAVMEIAFII, from the coding sequence ATGCCGAATTTGGGGGACTTGCGCAGGCTGGGCTGCGGCGTGCTGGCAGGATTGACGCTAGCGGGGGCATCGACAGCGCGGGCCGACGAGGGGCTCGGGCCGCTCGAATTGCAGTGGCAGGGCTTCGATATCCGCCTGACCGCTGGCGCTGCGGCGCAGGGCGCGGCGTTCGGTGACGACGATCCCGTCACGGATTCTCCCGACGCCAAGATCGATCTGTTCGCCCGGCTCAATGCCGAATGGACTTCGCCCGGCGGGATATTGCTGGGCTTCAACGTCGAACAGAACAGCCGCCGCCGCGCCTCAGAGGTGCTCGAGGCGGGGGAGATCTACGGCTTTGCCGCCACCGACTATGGCCGGATCGAAGTCGGCCTGCAGGATGGCCCCGCCGACACGCTCGCCTTTGCCGCGCCGCTGGTGGCGCTGGGGCAGGTGCGCGGCGAGTTCTCGCGCTATGCCGGCACCCAGGCGCTGCTGCGTGCGCTCGATACGCAGGATGCCTTCAAGGTGATCTACCTCTCGCCCCCGGTCGGTGGCCTGCGCGGCGGGGTGTCATGGTCGCCCAAGGTCCGCCGCAATTCGGCCGCGGTGGACTCGCGCGAACGGATCGCGCTCGACAACGCTTTCGAGTTCGGGCTTCAGTACCAGCAGCCGGTTGGCGACTGGATCCTGGGGGCGAGCGCAGGCTATGCCACGGGCGAGGCCGATCCGCTGACCACCCGCGCAGACCTCAACAGCTGGAGCCTCGGGGCCGAGGCGCGCCGAGGTCCGTTCCGCATCGGCGGTGCCTATGTCGACCGCGGCGATTCCAACCGGCTCGATCGCGGGTTCGATCAGTGGGAGGTCAATGGCGGTGTCGGCTGGGTCACGCCCGAATGGGGACTGGCAGCGAGCGCCGCCTACACCAAGGCTTCGGATCGCGACAACCGGTTGATCGGTGCAGGCGGGTTCTACCAGCTCCACCCCAACATCCAGCTGCGCGCCGACATCGTCCGGTTCCGCGAGGAGCAGTTGCTCGTCGGCGTGAACAAAGGCGTCGCAGCGGTGATGGAAATCGCCTTCATCATCTGA
- a CDS encoding RNA polymerase sigma factor, with translation MSHLMNADEPTRQALVALLPRLRRFARVLTGNLADADDVVQTSLEKAMLNWDQWQPGTRLDSWLFRIARNTWIDDRRRAHNRAGHNDINAMIDLAGDDGVALAEAGDAARKVRAAVDRLPPEQRDVVALVMLEEFSYRDAAEALEVPIGTVMSRLSRAKAALAKVLAMPEGMVQ, from the coding sequence ATGAGCCACCTGATGAATGCCGACGAGCCGACAAGACAAGCGCTGGTTGCGCTACTGCCGCGTCTGCGCCGGTTTGCCCGGGTGCTCACAGGCAATCTGGCCGATGCCGACGATGTCGTGCAGACGAGCCTGGAGAAAGCGATGCTGAATTGGGATCAGTGGCAACCTGGCACCCGGCTCGACAGCTGGTTGTTCCGGATCGCCCGCAACACTTGGATCGACGACCGACGCCGCGCGCATAATCGTGCCGGGCATAATGATATCAACGCGATGATCGATCTGGCCGGCGATGACGGCGTGGCGCTGGCCGAGGCAGGCGATGCGGCGCGCAAGGTGCGCGCGGCGGTCGACCGCTTACCGCCCGAACAGCGTGACGTGGTCGCGCTGGTGATGCTCGAGGAGTTCAGCTACCGCGACGCGGCCGAGGCGCTCGAGGTGCCGATCGGCACCGTGATGAGCCGCCTGTCGCGTGCCAAGGCGGCGCTCGCCAAGGTGCTCGCCATGCCCGAGGGGATGGTGCAATGA
- a CDS encoding S8 family serine peptidase: MIGLLVLLLAVHGLHTGAPLSAPLFAQGPGKDDDGGDDDAVDPGADDDVTDPDEADPGADPGADGDADVGDPDGSDPDGGDPDAGGPDDFDDGGSDDGVGGGGGDDGRGSDDGGSDDGGAGDDSGSGGIDDNGGSDDNGGHGSDDDGSDDDISGSGKSEDDDDDKVDNSGKGNAEDRGDDDDDSNDDKDDDRDDDSEDELGRWDLPGAESAATRAELDLRDRIDTDDEGFRYRRGEFVALDLSEDDLALLEGQGFEVVAREQLASVEGTLLLLRGPPQLTGEAARDALDALGDPDSIGLNHLFDSAATRTRKTRGKAAPPRTACGCEIGLIDTGVAANLANFSHVQLTQQAFNGKQTEARLHGTAVAYLVSGTKGNPARATRIYVADIFSGPRETAGSSFALIKALDWLAARRVPVINISLSGPRNPAVAKAIARIAGQGHIIVAAAGNDGPAAPPVFPGAYEGVVSVTAVDAQDRVYRYANRGGYVDFAAHGVAVAAIDDKGALRDATGTSFAAPIVAARLAARLRAPDAAASRRAVQALEGEARDLGPRGRDPIYGVGLIGEQP, translated from the coding sequence TTGATCGGTCTGCTTGTGTTGCTGCTGGCCGTGCATGGTCTCCACACCGGCGCGCCGCTCTCCGCCCCGCTGTTTGCGCAGGGGCCGGGCAAGGACGACGACGGCGGGGATGACGATGCCGTTGATCCGGGTGCCGACGACGATGTGACCGATCCCGATGAAGCCGATCCCGGGGCAGATCCCGGAGCGGACGGGGACGCCGACGTTGGCGATCCGGACGGGAGCGATCCTGACGGGGGAGACCCGGACGCAGGCGGTCCCGATGACTTTGACGACGGCGGCTCCGACGATGGCGTTGGCGGTGGCGGTGGCGACGATGGTCGTGGTTCCGACGATGGCGGGTCCGATGATGGCGGCGCTGGCGACGATAGCGGCAGCGGCGGCATAGACGACAACGGAGGAAGCGATGACAACGGCGGCCACGGGAGCGACGATGACGGTTCGGACGACGACATTTCGGGCTCAGGCAAGTCGGAAGATGACGATGACGACAAGGTCGACAATTCCGGCAAGGGCAATGCCGAAGACCGCGGCGACGATGATGACGACAGCAATGACGACAAGGACGACGACAGGGACGATGACAGCGAAGACGAACTCGGTCGCTGGGACCTGCCCGGCGCGGAAAGTGCCGCCACCCGCGCCGAGCTGGACTTGCGCGACCGGATCGACACTGACGACGAGGGCTTCCGCTACCGCCGGGGGGAGTTCGTCGCACTTGATCTGAGCGAGGATGACCTCGCCTTGCTCGAAGGGCAGGGCTTCGAGGTCGTTGCCCGCGAGCAGCTGGCCTCGGTCGAAGGCACGCTGCTGCTGCTGCGCGGCCCGCCGCAACTGACCGGGGAGGCCGCCCGCGATGCGCTCGATGCGCTCGGTGATCCCGACAGCATCGGCCTCAACCACCTGTTCGACAGCGCAGCCACCCGCACCCGCAAGACGCGGGGCAAGGCAGCGCCGCCGCGCACCGCCTGCGGCTGCGAAATCGGGCTGATCGATACCGGCGTTGCCGCCAACCTCGCCAATTTCAGCCATGTCCAGCTGACCCAGCAGGCCTTCAACGGCAAGCAAACCGAAGCCCGGCTGCACGGCACGGCGGTCGCCTATTTGGTCTCAGGCACCAAGGGCAACCCGGCCCGCGCCACCCGAATTTACGTCGCCGACATCTTCAGCGGCCCGCGCGAAACGGCCGGATCGAGCTTCGCGCTGATCAAGGCGCTCGATTGGCTGGCGGCGCGCAGGGTACCGGTGATCAACATCAGCCTGTCCGGCCCGCGTAACCCCGCCGTCGCCAAGGCGATCGCTCGGATCGCCGGACAAGGCCACATCATCGTCGCGGCCGCCGGCAATGATGGCCCTGCGGCACCACCGGTGTTCCCGGGCGCCTACGAGGGCGTGGTCAGCGTGACCGCGGTCGACGCCCAGGACCGTGTCTACCGCTATGCCAATCGCGGCGGCTATGTCGATTTTGCGGCGCACGGCGTCGCGGTCGCGGCGATCGACGACAAGGGCGCGCTGCGCGATGCCACAGGCACGTCCTTTGCAGCTCCGATCGTCGCCGCAAGGCTCGCCGCCCGGCTGCGCGCGCCCGATGCCGCCGCCTCGCGCCGCGCGGTGCAGGCGCTCGAAGGCGAGGCGCGCGATCTCGGCCCGCGCGGACGCGATCCGATCTATGGCGTGGGCCTGATCGGGGAGCAGCCTTAA
- a CDS encoding aspartyl/asparaginyl beta-hydroxylase domain-containing protein → MKNFRLLQAQIDTIPLLAEIAASASAFDAHRGRQEKVKVQREALAIPLRGLRVSAIGERERRDVHESRWTSGSQAYPLARAFLKKMARKLDGELSRAKIVCLPPGHRVYPHIDRGEYYRLRNRYHLVLKSSGSWMCAGEEEVRMRTGELWWFDNDQLHEARNDGDDDRIHLIFDLLPRARAAAVTDDDAARVLPKPDAKVH, encoded by the coding sequence ATGAAGAATTTCAGACTGCTGCAAGCGCAAATCGACACCATTCCCCTGCTCGCTGAAATCGCTGCAAGCGCGAGCGCCTTCGACGCGCATCGCGGGCGGCAGGAGAAGGTCAAGGTTCAGCGCGAGGCACTGGCGATACCCCTGCGCGGCCTGCGGGTTTCGGCCATCGGCGAACGCGAGCGGCGCGATGTGCATGAAAGCCGGTGGACCAGCGGTTCGCAAGCATATCCGCTCGCCCGCGCCTTTCTCAAGAAGATGGCGCGCAAGCTCGACGGCGAGTTGTCGCGCGCCAAGATCGTCTGCCTGCCGCCGGGCCACCGCGTCTATCCGCATATCGACCGGGGCGAATATTACCGCTTGCGCAACCGCTATCACCTCGTGCTCAAGTCATCGGGTTCGTGGATGTGCGCAGGCGAGGAGGAGGTGCGGATGCGCACTGGGGAATTGTGGTGGTTCGACAATGACCAGCTGCACGAGGCCCGCAATGACGGGGATGACGACCGGATCCATCTGATCTTCGATCTGCTGCCGCGCGCCCGTGCGGCGGCGGTCACGGACGACGATGCGGCGCGCGTTCTGCCAAAGCCTGACGCGAAAGTGCACTGA
- a CDS encoding 2'-5' RNA ligase family protein → MSQPFILTAALPPDLAGFAEGLRRAHFPPERNFLHAHVTLFHAFAPSLLEELCEVLPRFAREFAAPEGAVKGVMDLGKGTAIALEAPQLLTLRAMIAAHFHGSLTAQDLHEPRPHITIQNKVTKDEARALQASLPPLLAPWIAKPPFRFPALELWRYCGGPWEPFKTCAFRGRGRL, encoded by the coding sequence ATGTCCCAGCCCTTCATCCTCACCGCCGCGCTGCCGCCCGATCTGGCTGGCTTTGCCGAGGGCCTGCGCCGCGCGCATTTTCCGCCGGAGCGCAATTTCCTCCACGCCCACGTTACGCTGTTTCACGCCTTCGCGCCCTCGCTGCTGGAGGAACTGTGCGAAGTCCTTCCACGCTTCGCGCGCGAGTTCGCCGCGCCCGAGGGGGCGGTGAAAGGCGTGATGGATCTGGGGAAGGGCACCGCGATCGCGCTCGAAGCGCCGCAGCTGCTGACCTTGCGCGCGATGATCGCCGCGCATTTCCACGGCAGCCTGACCGCGCAGGACCTCCACGAGCCGCGCCCGCATATCACGATCCAGAACAAGGTGACGAAGGACGAGGCGCGGGCATTACAGGCCAGCCTGCCGCCCCTTCTGGCACCGTGGATCGCCAAACCGCCGTTCCGCTTCCCCGCGCTGGAGCTGTGGCGCTATTGCGGCGGCCCGTGGGAGCCCTTCAAAACCTGCGCTTTCCGGGGGCGCGGACGGCTCTAG
- the mltG gene encoding endolytic transglycosylase MltG, giving the protein MRPARWLLALVGLAAAGLVLAWTFLGSATIVKDTPFTIPAGASVASVAEKLEAEGLISSASGFVLQARVFGSDTPIQAGEFLLTPDMGQGDILAAFQSGDVIRRFVTIPEGMPSILVWERLMAEELLTGEVDVPPEGSILPDTYSFERGQSRKSLVEQMQAAMDKALAEEWAKRAPGIAVDTMRDALILASVVEKETGKPDERRMVAGLYSNRVRIGMKLQADPTIIYPITKGKPLGRRIRQSEIAAVNGYNTYTRIGLPEGPITNPGRASIAAVMNPEKTSALYMVADGTGGHWFADTLEQHDANVAKWYAIRRERGEM; this is encoded by the coding sequence ATGCGACCCGCCCGTTGGCTGCTGGCGCTTGTCGGTCTGGCGGCAGCCGGGCTGGTGCTCGCGTGGACCTTCCTCGGCTCGGCGACGATCGTCAAGGACACGCCCTTCACGATCCCCGCCGGCGCATCGGTTGCCAGCGTTGCCGAAAAGCTCGAGGCCGAGGGGCTCATCTCCTCGGCCTCCGGCTTCGTCCTTCAGGCCCGCGTGTTCGGCAGCGACACCCCGATCCAGGCGGGCGAGTTTCTGCTCACCCCCGACATGGGCCAGGGCGATATCCTCGCCGCGTTCCAGTCGGGCGATGTGATCCGCCGCTTCGTCACCATCCCCGAAGGCATGCCGTCGATCCTCGTGTGGGAGCGGTTGATGGCCGAGGAATTGCTGACCGGCGAGGTCGACGTGCCGCCCGAAGGCTCGATCCTGCCCGATACCTACAGCTTCGAACGCGGCCAGTCGCGCAAGAGCCTTGTCGAGCAGATGCAGGCCGCGATGGACAAGGCGCTGGCCGAGGAATGGGCCAAGCGCGCGCCCGGCATCGCGGTCGATACGATGCGTGACGCGCTGATCCTCGCTTCGGTGGTGGAAAAGGAAACCGGCAAGCCCGATGAGCGCCGCATGGTCGCCGGGCTCTATTCCAACCGCGTGCGCATCGGCATGAAGCTGCAGGCCGACCCGACGATCATCTACCCGATCACCAAGGGCAAGCCGCTTGGCCGCCGGATCAGGCAGTCCGAGATCGCCGCGGTCAACGGCTACAACACCTACACCCGCATCGGGCTTCCCGAAGGGCCGATCACCAATCCCGGTCGCGCCAGCATCGCAGCGGTCATGAACCCGGAAAAGACGAGCGCGCTCTACATGGTCGCCGACGGCACCGGCGGGCACTGGTTCGCCGATACGCTGGAACAGCATGACGCCAACGTCGCCAAGTGGTACGCGATCCGCCGCGAGCGGGGCGAGATGTAG
- the fabF gene encoding beta-ketoacyl-ACP synthase II, with the protein MRRVVVTGLGLVTPLGGDVETTWANLIAGESGAGQITRFDASNQKCTIACEVKPKDHPWGFDADKRVDFKVQRQVDPFIVYGIDAAGQALEDAGLTDMTDAEKERTGCSIGSGIGGLPGIEIESVNLHERGPGRVSPHFVHGRLINLITGQVQIKYGFMGPNHAVVTACSTGAHSIGDAARMIAMDDADVMLAGGAESTINPLGIAGFAQARALNMSMNDRPTEASRPYDKNRDGFVMGEGAGVVVLEEYERAKARGAKIYAEVTGYGLSGDAYHVTAPHPEGRGAELAMRMALKKAGLGPGDIDYINAHGTSTMADTIELAAIKRVLGDDLGGASMSSTKSAIGHLLGGAGAVEAIFCILAMRDGIVPPTLNLHDPDEGTEGIDLVPLKAKKREVRAVLNNSFGFGGTNASIIMQKVD; encoded by the coding sequence ATGCGCCGTGTGGTTGTAACCGGGCTTGGCCTCGTCACCCCTCTGGGAGGCGATGTCGAGACGACGTGGGCCAATCTGATCGCAGGGGAAAGCGGGGCGGGGCAGATCACCCGTTTCGATGCCTCGAACCAGAAATGCACCATCGCCTGCGAAGTGAAGCCCAAGGATCACCCCTGGGGCTTCGACGCCGACAAGCGGGTCGATTTCAAGGTGCAGCGGCAGGTCGATCCCTTCATCGTCTACGGCATCGATGCTGCCGGACAGGCGCTGGAAGATGCGGGCCTGACCGATATGACCGATGCCGAAAAGGAGCGCACCGGCTGCTCGATCGGTTCAGGGATCGGCGGCCTCCCGGGGATCGAGATTGAGAGCGTCAATCTCCACGAACGCGGGCCGGGCCGGGTCTCGCCGCACTTTGTCCACGGGCGGTTGATCAACCTCATCACCGGGCAGGTGCAGATCAAGTACGGCTTCATGGGCCCGAACCATGCGGTCGTCACCGCCTGCTCCACCGGCGCGCACTCGATCGGTGACGCGGCGCGGATGATCGCGATGGACGATGCCGACGTGATGCTGGCGGGCGGGGCGGAAAGCACCATCAACCCGCTCGGCATCGCCGGTTTCGCGCAGGCGCGCGCGCTCAATATGAGCATGAACGACCGCCCGACCGAGGCGAGCCGCCCCTATGACAAGAACCGCGACGGTTTCGTCATGGGCGAGGGCGCGGGCGTGGTGGTACTCGAGGAATACGAGCGGGCCAAGGCGCGCGGCGCGAAGATCTATGCCGAAGTCACGGGCTATGGCCTCTCAGGCGATGCCTACCACGTCACCGCCCCGCACCCCGAAGGCCGCGGCGCGGAACTGGCGATGCGCATGGCCTTAAAGAAGGCCGGCCTCGGCCCGGGCGATATCGACTACATCAACGCCCACGGCACCTCGACCATGGCCGACACGATCGAACTCGCGGCGATCAAGCGCGTGCTGGGCGATGACTTGGGCGGCGCGTCGATGTCCTCGACCAAAAGCGCGATCGGGCACCTCCTGGGCGGCGCGGGTGCGGTCGAGGCGATCTTCTGCATTCTGGCGATGCGCGACGGGATCGTCCCGCCGACGCTCAACCTCCACGACCCCGACGAGGGCACCGAGGGGATCGACCTGGTGCCGCTCAAGGCGAAGAAGCGCGAAGTGCGCGCCGTGCTGAACAATTCCTTCGGCTTCGGCGGCACCAACGCTTCGATCATCATGCAGAAGGTCGACTAA
- a CDS encoding acyl carrier protein codes for MSDIADRVAKIVVENLGVEADKVTQDASFIDDLGADSLDIVELVMAFEEEFGVEIPDDAAEKIATVGDATKYIEEHKG; via the coding sequence ATGAGCGATATTGCCGACCGGGTGGCCAAGATTGTCGTCGAGAATCTCGGCGTCGAAGCCGATAAGGTCACTCAGGATGCAAGCTTCATCGATGATCTGGGCGCAGACAGCCTCGACATCGTTGAGCTGGTGATGGCCTTCGAAGAGGAATTCGGCGTCGAAATCCCCGACGATGCGGCCGAAAAGATCGCCACTGTCGGCGACGCGACGAAGTACATCGAAGAGCACAAGGGCTGA
- the aspS gene encoding aspartate--tRNA ligase produces MHPYRTHTCAQLSSDHVGETVRLSGWIHRKRDHGGVLFIDLRDHYGITQIVADTDSPALPVFESLRVESVVTIEGTVKARAAGTANANLATGEIEVFARGVTVQSAAEELPMPVADEQPYPEDIRLKYRFLDLRRETLHKNIMTRVAVIADMRQRMNAAGFNEFSTPILTASSPEGARDFLVPSRIHAGKFYALPQAPQQYKQLLMVAGFDRYFQIAPCFRDEDPRADRLPGEFYQLDLEMSFVTQEEVWETMEPVIQGTFAAFAGDKKVTPAGEFPRIPYDEAMLKYGSDKPDLRNPLIISDVSSHFTQSGFGLFEKIVGSGGVVRVIPAPATHEKSRKFFDDMNDWARKEGYAGLGYVTRKGGEFGGPIAKNHGADRMAELYAELGLGENDGLFFAAGKEADAAKLAGAARIRVGEELGLIDESRFELCWIVDFPFYEWNEDEKKVDFSHNPFSMPQGGIEALEGQDPLTIKAYQYDLVCNGFEIASGSIRNHKPETMVKAFEITGLTQADVEERFGGMYRAFQYGAPPHGGMAAGVDRIIMLLCGAKNLREISLFPMNQRAEDLLMGAPSPAEPRSLRELHLRVVEPPKKDGA; encoded by the coding sequence ATGCACCCCTATCGCACGCATACTTGCGCACAGCTTTCTTCGGACCACGTCGGCGAGACTGTCCGCCTGTCGGGTTGGATCCATCGCAAGCGCGACCACGGCGGCGTGCTGTTCATTGACCTGCGCGATCATTACGGCATCACCCAGATCGTCGCCGACACCGACAGCCCGGCGCTTCCGGTGTTCGAGAGCCTGCGGGTCGAGAGCGTCGTCACCATCGAAGGCACGGTGAAGGCGCGTGCTGCGGGGACGGCCAACGCCAATCTCGCGACGGGCGAAATCGAGGTCTTCGCGCGGGGCGTGACGGTGCAGAGCGCCGCCGAAGAACTGCCGATGCCGGTCGCCGACGAGCAGCCTTACCCCGAGGATATCCGCCTCAAGTACCGCTTCCTCGATCTGCGCCGCGAAACGCTGCACAAGAACATCATGACCCGCGTGGCGGTGATCGCGGATATGCGTCAGCGCATGAACGCGGCGGGCTTCAACGAATTCTCGACCCCGATCCTCACCGCCTCCAGCCCCGAGGGCGCGCGCGACTTCCTCGTGCCGAGCCGCATCCACGCGGGCAAGTTCTACGCGCTCCCGCAGGCGCCGCAGCAGTACAAGCAATTGTTGATGGTCGCGGGCTTCGATCGCTATTTCCAGATCGCCCCCTGCTTCCGTGACGAAGACCCCCGCGCTGATCGCCTTCCGGGCGAGTTCTATCAGCTCGACCTCGAAATGAGCTTCGTGACGCAGGAAGAGGTGTGGGAGACGATGGAGCCCGTCATTCAGGGCACCTTCGCGGCTTTCGCGGGCGACAAGAAGGTCACCCCCGCCGGTGAGTTCCCGCGCATCCCCTATGACGAGGCGATGCTGAAGTATGGCTCCGACAAGCCCGATCTGCGCAACCCGCTGATCATCTCGGATGTGTCCTCGCACTTCACCCAGTCGGGCTTCGGCCTGTTCGAGAAGATCGTCGGCTCGGGCGGCGTCGTGCGCGTCATCCCCGCGCCCGCGACCCACGAAAAGAGCCGCAAGTTCTTCGACGACATGAACGACTGGGCGCGCAAGGAAGGCTATGCGGGCCTCGGCTACGTCACCCGCAAGGGCGGCGAGTTCGGTGGCCCTATCGCCAAGAACCACGGCGCCGATCGGATGGCCGAGCTTTATGCCGAGCTTGGCCTTGGCGAGAATGACGGGTTGTTCTTTGCCGCGGGCAAGGAAGCCGATGCCGCCAAGCTCGCCGGTGCCGCACGCATCCGCGTCGGCGAGGAACTCGGCCTTATCGACGAGAGCCGCTTCGAACTGTGCTGGATCGTCGATTTCCCGTTCTACGAATGGAACGAGGACGAGAAGAAGGTCGATTTCTCCCACAACCCCTTCTCCATGCCGCAGGGCGGGATCGAGGCGCTGGAGGGGCAGGACCCGCTCACCATCAAGGCCTATCAGTACGATCTCGTCTGCAATGGCTTCGAAATCGCCAGCGGATCGATCCGCAACCACAAGCCCGAAACGATGGTGAAGGCCTTCGAGATCACCGGGCTGACGCAGGCGGACGTGGAAGAGCGCTTCGGCGGGATGTACCGCGCGTTTCAGTACGGCGCGCCGCCGCACGGGGGCATGGCTGCGGGTGTCGACCGGATCATCATGCTGCTCTGCGGCGCGAAGAATCTGCGCGAAATCTCGCTCTTCCCGATGAACCAGCGTGCCGAGGATCTGCTGATGGGCGCACCGAGCCCGGCCGAGCCGCGCAGCTTGCGCGAACTTCACCTGCGCGTCGTCGAGCCGCCGAAGAAGGACGGCGCCTGA